A region of Coleofasciculus chthonoplastes PCC 7420 DNA encodes the following proteins:
- a CDS encoding pentapeptide repeat-containing protein — MSSNNLDHYYRILGLEPGASLEDVNQAYKDLAFIWHPDRVPEDNQRLRQKAEAKLKEINQARDELRSQKPKTPKPSSPPPPKPASNTYYYRARSPRREPTQSRRYYQSREPQQPPSSSRNYYQPREPQQPPSSSRNYYQPREPKQSQRPRSQPDLSGANFQGVDLKEKDLSGRNLSNANLSQANLTDAFLHKVNLSGANLEGANLFRANLFQACLVQANLRNANLIGADLSGADLSGADLRGAKVGTGDRLLVKLTGAILSGAILPDGRIHE, encoded by the coding sequence ATGTCATCTAACAATTTAGACCACTACTACAGAATACTGGGACTAGAACCCGGAGCCTCCCTAGAAGACGTGAACCAAGCCTATAAAGACTTGGCATTTATTTGGCACCCGGATCGTGTCCCCGAGGATAATCAGCGCTTGCGTCAGAAAGCTGAAGCCAAACTCAAGGAAATTAACCAAGCGCGAGACGAACTGCGATCGCAAAAACCCAAAACCCCCAAACCCTCATCCCCACCGCCGCCCAAACCTGCTTCCAATACCTATTATTACCGTGCGCGATCGCCCCGACGAGAACCCACTCAATCGCGGCGTTACTATCAATCCAGAGAACCGCAGCAACCGCCCTCCTCCTCCAGGAACTACTACCAACCCAGAGAACCGCAGCAACCGCCTTCCTCATCCAGGAACTACTACCAACCCAGAGAACCTAAGCAATCCCAGCGCCCGCGATCGCAGCCTGATCTCAGTGGCGCTAATTTTCAGGGGGTTGATCTGAAAGAAAAAGACCTATCTGGACGTAATCTTAGTAATGCCAATCTCAGTCAAGCTAACCTGACGGATGCTTTTTTACATAAGGTGAATCTCAGTGGCGCGAATTTAGAAGGAGCAAATCTGTTTCGCGCTAACTTATTTCAAGCCTGTTTAGTTCAGGCAAATTTACGGAATGCGAATTTAATTGGTGCAGATTTAAGTGGTGCGGATTTGAGTGGTGCGGATTTGCGGGGCGCTAAAGTGGGAACAGGCGACCGATTGTTGGTTAAATTAACGGGAGCTATTTTATCGGGAGCTATTTTACCCGATGGCAGAATTCATGAGTAA
- a CDS encoding nSTAND1 domain-containing NTPase: MNDFTLANQESLDELAWAMEACQGQFCLMLARCNYGYLQQRLIQQLQDECTFDIRLIHLKPDDKTLFSTVRSQLGQEIPSALMVSGFAALDNVDDMFAAMNQVREEFRKNFPFPFILWMNDRVYIRLLRVAPDFESWATTTAFAIPTDELVNALQQAVTSLFTKALAVNSPQSLYKLANVLDLGCLTRSEFEVALKELSQRELELTPQFAADLAFLRGINAGDSPEALDYLQKSLEFWQQQTHVGAGFTDNPSPQTDNLNQPTLIEEPGETINPQLKVGLVLFHIGLYHYYAVDRTKHGEPNWQPAKIALQQTLDIFEQENRPDLVAKSITQLERVLQRMQSWDELEQVAQKALSLHQRYSSTSRLAQDYSFLAEVALQQQRWEDSRKAAQQAEDILAQLPEQNRWFQGLNLLFLAQAERQLGNKQDAIAHLVQARDLGDRGHPLVYIRILVELRDLYFEEKHYLAAFATKQLRRSIEQQYSICAFIGAGRLQPHRQEASAKTDNQETVAPEIIASGRQRDLERLLERIGRNDCKLIVIHGLSGVGKSSLVNAGLIPALKHRVIGIQNNLPLLIRVYTNWVEELNKQLVTDFVTDELEEEKTTNNPIGAGLDDSVSRKPQISKQNPPDSSVGAGLGDNLSRKPQTSKQNPPSPSQDVDNNFSRKTPTSPQTPPYAKILEQLRKNEQHNIRTVLIFDQFEEFFFVYPNLAQRRPFWDFLGDCLNILSVKVILSLREDYLHYLLECNRLDSMSVIGHDILGKNVLYGLGNFSPADARSIIEDLTTRSRFYLEPALIDELVKDLAGQTGEILPIELQIVGAQLQAENIKTLADYREVGTKEELVKHYVEAVIEDCGIENRQAAELALYLLTDEKGTRPLKTRAELERDLKELVDELTANASKLDLALKIFVESGLVFLLPEIPADRYQLVHDYLAAFIRQQQQLGLLVELAEAREKQKLTEAQLRQALKEKETALHKEQEERQRAKLAEYEALNSLSQLLWSSHDQLGTLLALVKAGKKLQGIADLVSSEKQALTLSRLYQTIQQMQEYNRLEGHNGLVYSVNFSPDGQMIVSASLDGTVKLWRVDGTLVQTFPAHPSGVKSVIFSPNGQMIASAGSNDPSIKLWKTDGTLKQKFPGHQKGVQTISFSPDGQMIVSGGGDGTLKLWKIDGTLEQTFQGHSNVVTSVSFSPDGRIIASASLDKTVKLWSIDGSLVGNCPNNSEPSPRLESTNSTDNSYRRLVFSVSFSPDGQIIASASEDYTIKLWRIDGTLLQTLKGHSGGVNSISFSPDGQVITSASRDYTVKLWTLNGTLLHTMEGHRSGVNSVSFSPDGQMIASASCDNTVKLWRIDGFLERTFHGHNSSVFCVSFSPDGQLIASASYDCTVKLWRLDGSLERTFTRQNESVYSVSFSPDGQMIISASFDGTVKLWRIDGTLIQTFQGHSGGVASASFSPDGEMIASASHDHTVKLWKLESLENLLVRGCNWLRDYLKTNPNVSESDRKLCEGIEKSR, translated from the coding sequence TTGAACGATTTTACTCTAGCCAATCAGGAGTCTTTAGATGAATTAGCCTGGGCGATGGAAGCTTGTCAGGGACAGTTTTGCCTGATGTTGGCGCGTTGTAACTATGGGTATTTGCAACAACGCCTGATCCAGCAACTGCAAGATGAATGCACCTTCGACATCCGACTTATTCACCTGAAGCCAGACGACAAAACCCTATTTAGCACCGTGCGATCGCAACTAGGACAGGAGATACCTTCTGCCCTTATGGTATCTGGCTTTGCCGCTTTAGACAATGTGGATGACATGTTCGCGGCGATGAATCAGGTGCGGGAAGAGTTTCGCAAGAATTTCCCCTTTCCTTTCATCCTATGGATGAATGATCGGGTTTATATTCGACTGCTGAGAGTTGCGCCAGATTTCGAGAGTTGGGCAACAACAACCGCCTTTGCAATACCAACGGATGAGTTAGTTAATGCTCTCCAGCAGGCTGTCACATCTCTATTTACCAAAGCCTTAGCTGTAAATTCCCCTCAATCTTTATATAAGTTAGCCAACGTTTTAGACCTAGGTTGCTTAACTCGTTCAGAATTCGAGGTAGCCTTAAAAGAGTTATCTCAGCGGGAACTAGAGTTAACCCCCCAGTTTGCCGCAGATTTAGCATTTCTGCGCGGAATAAATGCGGGTGATAGTCCAGAAGCCTTAGATTATTTACAGAAAAGTTTAGAATTTTGGCAACAACAAACCCATGTAGGGGCGGGTTTTACCGATAACCCTTCGCCTCAAACCGATAATCTAAATCAACCAACCCTTATTGAAGAACCCGGAGAAACGATTAACCCTCAATTAAAAGTCGGGTTAGTATTATTTCACATTGGACTCTACCACTATTACGCCGTTGATCGAACAAAACACGGCGAACCCAATTGGCAACCCGCCAAGATTGCTTTACAGCAAACTTTGGACATTTTTGAACAAGAAAACCGCCCCGATTTAGTGGCAAAATCCATTACCCAACTTGAACGAGTCTTGCAACGGATGCAATCATGGGATGAATTAGAACAAGTGGCACAAAAGGCGTTATCCTTGCATCAACGGTATAGCAGTACCAGTAGATTAGCCCAAGATTATAGTTTTTTAGCCGAAGTCGCCTTACAGCAACAGCGTTGGGAAGATAGTCGCAAAGCCGCACAACAAGCCGAGGATATTTTAGCCCAACTCCCGGAACAGAATCGATGGTTTCAGGGATTAAACTTGCTATTTTTAGCCCAAGCGGAACGACAATTGGGCAATAAACAAGACGCGATCGCGCATTTGGTGCAAGCCAGAGATTTAGGCGATCGAGGACATCCTTTAGTATATATCCGAATTCTCGTAGAATTGCGCGACCTTTATTTTGAAGAAAAGCATTATTTAGCAGCATTTGCCACAAAGCAACTGCGGCGTTCTATTGAACAACAATATAGTATTTGCGCCTTTATTGGTGCGGGAAGACTACAACCACACCGACAAGAAGCGTCAGCCAAAACCGATAATCAAGAAACAGTTGCGCCGGAAATTATCGCATCAGGGCGACAGCGGGATTTAGAGCGGTTATTAGAGCGGATTGGACGGAATGACTGTAAGCTAATCGTAATTCATGGATTATCAGGCGTGGGCAAAAGTTCCCTCGTAAATGCGGGATTAATACCAGCCTTAAAACACAGAGTTATTGGTATTCAAAATAATTTGCCTCTTTTAATCCGAGTTTATACCAATTGGGTAGAGGAATTGAACAAGCAGTTGGTAACGGATTTCGTAACGGATGAGTTAGAGGAGGAAAAAACGACAAATAATCCTATAGGGGCGGGTTTAGACGATAGCGTTTCTAGAAAACCACAAATCTCTAAACAAAACCCGCCCGATTCTTCTGTAGGGGCGGGTTTAGGAGATAACCTTTCCAGAAAACCACAAACCTCTAAACAAAACCCGCCCTCACCTTCTCAGGATGTAGACAATAACTTTTCCAGAAAAACACCAACCTCGCCACAAACCCCGCCTTACGCCAAAATCCTGGAACAGTTACGGAAAAATGAACAGCACAATATCAGGACAGTGCTAATTTTTGACCAGTTTGAAGAATTCTTCTTTGTTTATCCCAATTTAGCGCAACGGCGACCATTTTGGGACTTTTTAGGAGACTGTCTGAATATTTTATCAGTTAAAGTAATTCTATCGCTGCGGGAGGATTACCTGCATTATCTACTAGAGTGTAATCGCCTCGATAGCATGAGTGTCATTGGTCATGATATTTTAGGCAAGAATGTACTGTATGGATTAGGGAATTTTTCACCCGCCGATGCCCGATCAATTATAGAAGATTTAACCACGCGATCGCGCTTTTACCTAGAACCTGCCTTAATTGATGAATTGGTCAAAGATTTAGCAGGTCAAACGGGGGAAATATTACCCATTGAATTACAGATTGTCGGGGCGCAACTGCAAGCGGAAAATATTAAAACTTTGGCTGACTATCGAGAGGTAGGAACGAAGGAGGAATTAGTCAAGCACTATGTCGAAGCTGTGATTGAGGATTGTGGTATTGAGAATCGACAAGCAGCGGAATTGGCGCTGTATTTACTGACGGATGAAAAGGGAACTCGTCCGCTAAAGACTCGCGCTGAATTAGAACGGGATTTAAAGGAGTTAGTTGATGAGTTAACGGCAAACGCGAGTAAATTAGATTTGGCACTCAAGATTTTTGTTGAATCGGGATTAGTGTTTCTATTACCAGAGATTCCGGCGGATCGCTATCAATTAGTTCATGATTATTTAGCCGCATTTATTCGTCAGCAGCAACAACTAGGATTGTTGGTGGAATTGGCAGAAGCCAGGGAGAAGCAGAAGTTAACCGAAGCTCAATTAAGGCAAGCACTAAAAGAGAAAGAAACGGCATTACACAAAGAACAGGAGGAACGACAAAGGGCAAAACTAGCAGAATATGAAGCATTAAATTCCTTATCTCAGCTACTCTGGTCATCTCATGATCAGCTAGGAACTTTATTGGCTCTTGTCAAAGCGGGTAAAAAGTTACAAGGGATAGCCGATTTGGTGTCATCAGAGAAACAAGCTTTGACATTGAGTCGCTTATATCAAACCATCCAACAAATGCAAGAATACAATCGCTTGGAGGGGCATAATGGTTTAGTTTATAGTGTCAACTTCAGTCCAGATGGTCAAATGATTGTCTCCGCTAGCCTTGATGGTACAGTAAAACTGTGGAGAGTTGATGGTACTCTAGTGCAAACATTTCCAGCGCATCCCAGTGGTGTCAAAAGTGTTATATTTAGTCCAAATGGACAAATGATTGCTTCGGCTGGTAGCAATGATCCAAGTATCAAGCTATGGAAAACTGATGGCACTCTAAAACAAAAATTTCCGGGACATCAGAAGGGAGTTCAAACCATTAGCTTCAGTCCGGATGGACAAATGATTGTCTCTGGAGGTGGAGACGGTACATTGAAACTTTGGAAGATAGATGGCACTCTAGAGCAAACATTTCAGGGACATAGTAATGTCGTGACAAGTGTTAGTTTTAGTCCCGATGGACGGATAATTGCTTCCGCCAGTCTTGATAAAACTGTGAAACTTTGGAGTATTGATGGTTCATTAGTAGGAAACTGCCCCAATAACTCAGAACCTAGCCCTAGGTTAGAGTCAACTAATTCAACTGACAATAGCTATCGCCGTTTAGTTTTCAGTGTTAGCTTCAGTCCGGATGGGCAAATAATTGCTTCGGCTAGCGAAGATTATACAATAAAACTTTGGAGAATTGATGGTACTCTATTGCAAACTCTAAAGGGACATAGCGGTGGAGTCAATAGTATTAGCTTTAGTCCTGATGGACAAGTGATTACCTCGGCTAGCCGTGACTACACAGTGAAACTTTGGACTCTCAATGGTACTCTATTGCACACAATGGAAGGACATAGGAGCGGAGTTAATAGTGTTAGCTTCAGTCCAGATGGACAAATGATTGCCTCGGCTAGCTGTGACAATACGGTAAAACTGTGGCGTATTGATGGCTTTTTAGAACGAACATTCCATGGTCATAACAGTTCAGTCTTTTGTGTCAGCTTCAGTCCAGATGGGCAGCTAATTGCCTCAGCTAGCTATGACTGCACAGTAAAATTATGGCGTTTAGATGGTTCATTAGAACGAACATTCACGAGACAAAATGAGTCGGTTTACAGTGTTAGCTTTAGTCCAGATGGGCAAATGATTATCTCCGCTAGCTTTGACGGTACAGTGAAACTTTGGAGAATAGATGGCACTCTCATACAAACATTTCAAGGACATAGTGGAGGAGTCGCAAGTGCTAGCTTCAGTCCAGATGGAGAGATGATTGCTTCTGCTAGTCATGACCATACGGTAAAACTATGGAAGTTGGAGTCGCTAGAAAATTTACTGGTACGCGGTTGTAATTGGCTGCGAGACTATCTCAAGACTAACCCAAATGTGAGTGAGAGCGATCGCAAACTCTGTGAGGGTATTGAGAAAAGTCGTTAA
- a CDS encoding DUF4352 domain-containing protein produces the protein MDKNNRSKIGAIASITLLTLALGCSPSEQNPETIESRESRDRTSGETTESPATKPISAPTHSLGEVISISQNNLNLQFTVNSTRVHPGKGVIQPNKGNQWVVVDTTIVNQGQQAQTFSVVSFEVIDSNNNTYEVALLASALEDIETPTGEISPGDQRQGQLVFEVPEDTTNLKLLFQPNPIECEEKLTAAKGLDCQPIVVKL, from the coding sequence ATGGATAAAAACAATAGAAGCAAAATCGGTGCGATCGCGTCGATTACCCTCCTCACTTTAGCCCTAGGATGTTCTCCATCAGAACAAAACCCTGAGACGATTGAAAGTCGTGAAAGTCGCGATCGCACGTCTGGGGAAACGACTGAATCTCCTGCAACCAAGCCCATTTCAGCACCAACCCATTCTCTCGGTGAGGTCATTTCCATCAGCCAAAACAATCTCAATCTCCAATTTACTGTTAACAGCACCAGGGTACATCCCGGAAAAGGCGTGATTCAACCCAATAAAGGAAATCAGTGGGTAGTAGTCGATACAACAATTGTTAATCAAGGACAACAAGCACAAACCTTTTCCGTGGTTTCCTTTGAAGTTATCGATAGCAACAATAATACTTATGAAGTGGCGCTTTTAGCCAGTGCATTGGAGGATATTGAGACGCCGACAGGTGAAATTAGTCCCGGCGATCAACGACAGGGACAGCTTGTGTTTGAAGTTCCCGAAGATACGACCAATTTGAAACTGTTATTTCAGCCGAATCCGATTGAGTGTGAAGAAAAATTAACAGCCGCCAAGGGATTAGATTGTCAACCCATTGTTGTTAAACTATAA
- a CDS encoding ABC transporter ATP-binding protein produces the protein MTKASSPTSRGVNRRGETDWRLFRRLVPYALTKKRLLITAIILLIPVSILGAIQPLIIGQAVSLIRQEETWWFLDNRSLSEGINILATLLLLSIIIRLSCSIFQKFLEEKLGQQITAGIRNDLFDHITSLAVRFFDRTPVGKLITRITSDVEALGLVFSSGAIGILNDIFSMLVIAIFMFSLQWQLALILILMLFPVTGLIVYFQRQYRKANYTAREELSTLNSMLQENIAGINIVQLFRREQVNAEMFRAVNQRYVAEVDKTIFHDSAVSATLEWISLVAIAAVLWLGGWLILRDNLSFGVLSAFILYAQRLFNPLRQFADKFTMFQAGFTALERVSDIMHEPIEIRDPELSHAALISEQQRTNGKREIAAHRGEIRFEHVWFAYKDDDYVLKDLNFTIRPGEKVALVGPTGAGKSSIIRLLCRLYEATKGRILVDGIDIRDLPQAELRRQMAVILQEGFLFAGDVKSNITLGEDYSIEEVKAAAEATNVAQFIEQLPQGYDTQLRERGTNLSGGQKQLLAFARAAI, from the coding sequence ATGACTAAGGCATCATCACCAACATCTAGAGGCGTTAACCGACGCGGGGAAACGGATTGGCGACTTTTCCGGAGATTGGTTCCTTACGCGCTGACTAAAAAACGCTTACTGATCACAGCGATTATTTTACTCATTCCCGTATCCATTCTAGGTGCGATTCAACCCTTAATTATTGGTCAAGCGGTTTCCTTGATTCGTCAAGAAGAAACGTGGTGGTTTCTGGATAATCGTTCTTTATCCGAAGGCATCAATATCCTGGCGACTCTGTTATTACTGAGTATCATTATCCGATTATCCTGTAGCATTTTCCAGAAATTCCTGGAAGAAAAATTAGGTCAGCAAATTACCGCCGGGATTCGCAATGATTTATTTGACCATATTACCTCCCTGGCGGTGCGATTTTTTGACCGAACTCCGGTGGGAAAACTGATTACCCGGATCACCAGTGATGTGGAAGCATTAGGATTAGTCTTTTCCAGTGGTGCCATTGGCATTCTCAATGACATTTTCTCAATGCTGGTTATTGCCATTTTCATGTTTTCCCTACAATGGCAACTGGCGCTAATTTTGATATTAATGTTATTTCCAGTTACCGGGTTAATTGTCTACTTCCAGCGGCAATATCGGAAAGCGAATTATACAGCTAGGGAAGAACTATCCACACTCAACTCAATGTTGCAAGAAAATATCGCTGGGATTAATATTGTCCAACTATTTCGCCGGGAACAAGTGAATGCTGAGATGTTTCGGGCGGTGAACCAGCGCTATGTCGCGGAAGTTGATAAAACCATTTTTCACGATTCTGCTGTATCTGCCACATTAGAGTGGATTTCTTTGGTTGCGATCGCGGCGGTATTATGGTTAGGAGGCTGGTTAATTCTGCGAGATAATCTCAGTTTTGGTGTCTTATCTGCTTTTATTCTTTATGCCCAGCGTTTATTTAATCCTTTGCGTCAGTTTGCGGACAAGTTTACCATGTTCCAAGCTGGATTCACGGCACTTGAACGGGTGAGTGATATTATGCATGAGCCGATTGAAATTCGTGATCCAGAGTTATCTCATGCGGCGTTAATTTCAGAACAGCAGAGGACAAATGGTAAGAGAGAAATAGCGGCGCATCGAGGTGAAATTCGCTTTGAACATGTCTGGTTTGCTTATAAAGATGATGACTATGTTCTCAAGGATTTAAACTTTACCATTCGCCCCGGAGAAAAAGTGGCGTTAGTGGGTCCTACGGGTGCGGGAAAGAGTTCGATTATTCGCTTGCTGTGTCGCCTCTATGAAGCGACAAAGGGACGCATTTTAGTGGATGGGATTGATATTCGGGATTTGCCCCAAGCTGAATTACGGCGTCAGATGGCGGTTATTTTGCAAGAGGGGTTTTTGTTTGCTGGGGATGTTAAAAGTAATATTACCTTGGGCGAAGACTACTCGATTGAAGAAGTTAAAGCGGCGGCGGAAGCCACAAATGTGGCACAATTTATTGAACAACTTCCTCAAGGTTACGATACTCAACTTCGGGAGAGGGGAACCAACCTTTCTGGGGGTCAAAAGCAGTTATTAGCATTTGCGCGGGCGGCAATTC
- the cas5 gene encoding type I-MYXAN CRISPR-associated protein Cas5/Cmx5/DevS, translated as MITALKVEVPIACFRVSRAREYAQTYPVPPPATVYGMLLSMVGEMDRYRHCGIKLAIALLNEPEKSTILRTFRRFKKKQIFDPTNARPDYQELLSDIQFIVWVASGNDNAQPRLCQRLTDAIANPETVDRFGGLSLGESRDLVNGINLLPEDYRGESLRWLVQQEDGLLTLPYWVDHVGSKGTRWQRFQLLPPSEWGQPPDNAWTEIRVE; from the coding sequence ATGATTACCGCCCTCAAAGTTGAGGTTCCCATCGCCTGTTTCCGTGTCTCCCGCGCCAGGGAATACGCCCAAACCTACCCGGTTCCGCCTCCAGCAACGGTTTATGGTATGCTCTTATCCATGGTGGGAGAAATGGATCGATATCGGCATTGTGGGATTAAGTTAGCGATCGCGCTATTGAATGAACCAGAAAAATCCACCATACTCCGCACCTTTCGCCGATTCAAAAAGAAGCAAATCTTTGATCCCACCAATGCGCGTCCAGATTATCAAGAGTTACTCAGTGATATTCAGTTTATCGTCTGGGTAGCCTCAGGAAACGACAACGCCCAACCAAGATTATGCCAACGATTAACAGACGCGATCGCGAATCCAGAAACGGTGGATCGATTTGGTGGGTTAAGTTTGGGTGAAAGTCGGGATTTAGTCAATGGGATTAATTTGTTACCGGAAGACTATCGGGGTGAATCACTACGCTGGTTAGTGCAACAGGAGGATGGACTATTAACGTTACCCTATTGGGTGGATCATGTTGGTTCAAAAGGAACCCGTTGGCAACGATTTCAGTTACTTCCTCCGAGTGAATGGGGTCAACCCCCTGACAATGCGTGGACAGAAATTCGGGTAGAGTAA
- a CDS encoding HNH endonuclease, producing MSEPKLTAKQKEAIARRADGCCEYCRSQARFSPDPFSIEHITPRSKGGTDENDNLALACQGCNNRKYTHIEARDPVSGNLVSLYHPRRQRWADQFSWNEDFTIVIGLTPTGRPTVERLQLNREGVVNLRRVLRTIGQHPPIDSDQV from the coding sequence TATTGCTCGTCGTGCTGATGGATGTTGCGAGTACTGTCGCAGTCAGGCTCGTTTTTCACCCGATCCCTTTTCTATCGAACATATTACACCTCGTTCAAAAGGTGGAACCGATGAGAATGACAATCTAGCTTTGGCTTGCCAAGGATGCAACAACCGTAAGTACACGCATATTGAAGCACGCGATCCTGTGAGTGGAAATTTAGTATCTTTGTATCACCCTCGCCGCCAGAGGTGGGCAGACCAGTTTAGCTGGAATGAAGACTTTACAATAGTGATTGGTTTGACTCCAACTGGACGTCCAACTGTGGAGCGGTTGCAGCTTAATCGTGAGGGCGTGGTGAATTTGCGGCGAGTGCTACGCACAATTGGTCAGCATCCTCCAATAGATTCTGATCAGGTTTAA
- a CDS encoding PIN domain-containing protein, protein MSICTGRDPQANTLLESSLPSVQFVLPSICVMEALSALEKELKYRRRFENELNLQISQVRRDQTSSHAQRLLLYLDQSRQENRALLSEVKMRLFQAINQISGKAELIDLTSPIIQDGLTISLIDQDYTDNLILHCILHQARLYPTETQVFLSSNERDFGTPEVQAALRNVGITNYFSSTQVLLNWLQSQQSE, encoded by the coding sequence ATGAGTATTTGTACTGGGCGTGATCCGCAAGCCAATACTCTGTTAGAGAGTAGCTTACCATCGGTACAATTCGTCCTGCCAAGTATTTGCGTGATGGAAGCATTATCAGCCTTGGAAAAGGAGCTAAAGTATCGCAGACGCTTTGAAAATGAGTTAAACTTACAAATTAGTCAAGTACGGCGTGATCAAACCTCATCCCATGCTCAACGATTACTATTATATTTAGATCAATCCCGTCAAGAAAACAGGGCGTTACTGTCAGAGGTAAAAATGCGTCTGTTTCAAGCGATTAACCAGATATCTGGGAAAGCCGAACTCATTGATTTAACGTCGCCCATAATCCAAGATGGTTTAACTATTTCTTTAATTGATCAAGATTATACAGATAATCTGATTCTTCACTGTATTCTACATCAGGCTCGGTTATACCCGACGGAAACTCAAGTATTTTTGAGTAGTAATGAACGGGACTTTGGTACACCCGAAGTTCAAGCCGCCTTGCGAAATGTGGGGATTACCAATTATTTTAGTAGCACTCAAGTATTGCTCAATTGGCTACAGTCCCAGCAATCTGAATAA